In Onthophagus taurus isolate NC chromosome 6, IU_Otau_3.0, whole genome shotgun sequence, a genomic segment contains:
- the LOC111415997 gene encoding elongation factor 1-alpha 2-like: MGKEKIHINIVVIGHVDSGKSTSTGHLIYKCGGIDKRTIEKFEKEAQEMGKGSFKYAWVLDKLKAERERGITIDIALWKFETAKYYVTIIDAPGHRDFIKNMITGTSQADCAVLIVAAGTGEFEAGISKNGQTREHALLAFTLGVKQLIVGVNKMDSTEPPYSETRFEEIKKEVSSYIKKIGYNPAAVAFVPISGWHGDNMLEPSDKMPWFKGWVVERKEGGKAEGKTLIEALDAILPPSRPTEKPLRLPLQDVYKIGGIGTVPVGRVETGILKPGMVVVFAPVGLTTEVKSVEMHHEALQEAVPGDNVGFNVKNVSVKELRRGYVAGDSKNAPPRGAADFTAQVIVLNHPGMIANGYTPVLDCHTAHIACKFTEIQEKCDRRTGKVIETLPKNLKSGDAAIVKLVPSKPMCVESFQEFPPLGRFAVRDMRQTVAVGVIKSVTFKDTTGKVTKAAEKAQKKK; this comes from the exons ATGggtaaagaaaaaattcatataaatatCGTAGTGATTGGCCACGTAGATTCCGGTAAATCGACCTCGACCGGTCACCTAATCTACAAATGCGGTGGCATCGATAAACGTACCATCGAAAAATTCGAGAAAGAAGCTCAAGAAATGGGAAAAGGGTCGTTCAAATACGCTTGGGTATTGGACAAATTGAAAGCGGAACGCGAACGTGGCATCACCATCGATATTGCATTATGGAAATTCGAGACGGCGAAATATTACGTGACCATCATAGATGCCCCGGGACATCgcgattttatcaaaaatatgattaCCGGGACGTCTCAAGCGGATTGTGCTGTATTAATCGTTGCAGCCGGAACCGGAGAATTCGAGGCGGGGATATCTAAAAACGGACAAACCCGCGAACACGCTCTCTTGGCTTTTACGTTGGGAGTTAAACAATTAATTGTTGGAGTTAACAAGATGGATTCAACGGAACCGCCGTATTCGGAAACTCGTTTTGAAGAGATTAAGAAAGAGGTTTCGTCGTATATTAAGAAGATTGGGTATAATCCGGCCGCGGTGGCTTTTGTTCCGATTTCCGGTTGGCACGGCGATAATATGCTGGAGCCGTCAGACAAGATGCCGTGGTTTAAAGGGTGGGTCGTTGAAAGAAAGGAAGGTGGCAAGGCCGAGGGGAAAACGTTGATTGAGGCTTTAGATGCGATTTTGCCTCCGAGTCGTCCAACGGAAAAACCGCTAAGACTTCCATTACAG GATGTCTACAAGATTGGTGGAATTGGTACAGTTCCTGTTGGTCGAGTCGAAACAGGTATTTTAAAACCAGGAATGGTAGTCGTTTTTGCTCCAGTTGGTCTGACCACTGAGGTGAAATCGGTTGAGATGCATCACGAGGCTCTCCAAGAAGCCGTACCTGGCGACAATGTTGGTTTCAACGTTAAAAACGTTTCCGTAAAAGAATTACGTCGCGGATACGTCGCTGGTGATTCTAAAAATGCACCTCCCAGAGGAGCCGCCGATTTTACCGCTCAGGTAATCGTCTTGAATCATCCGGGAATGATCGCCAACGGATATACTCCCGTTTTGGATTGCCATACGGCTCACATTGCTTGCAAATTTACCGAAATCCAAGAAAAATGCGATCGTCGTACTGGAAAGGTAATCGAAACATTGccgaaaaatttaaaaagcggAGATGCGGCAATTGTTAAGTTGGTTCCGTCGAAACCAATGTGCGTTGAGTCGTTTCAAGAGTTTCCGCCATTGGGGCGGTTTGCCGTTCGCGATATGCGTCAAACCGTTGCCGTTGGCGTGATAAAGTCTGTAACGTTTAAAGATACAACGGGGAAGGTAACGAAGGCCGCGGAAAAGGcccaaaagaagaaataa